CTCCATCATTTGGGTTATCATATTAATTTTCTGAAATAATGTTGCTAACATGGTCGGggtcaattatccatgttaaattacaattcagttacgatTAAAGTGACCAGAATCTTTCTATTTTGTATCATCAGAACGTCAATTTCAATTACGtactcaattactaaagttcagtcacaattactgaacctgaaataaatagcctaacaaaagttaaccttcctcttgtgttagctttctgttagcatctctatgTTAACGGATCctaaatcagatgtaaaatttatatttatctACTTTATTTCCTATTACCTTGTtagtcttcctaatcaatgaaaatataggttttaatatttttggtgtgggcgtctgatccttttttgtgtcagtgtacccctagatttatttaattttctacatggtaaaatgtgggaacgctttatatgaaacatgttttaataattgataactacatatgtgtagaactctacatggaactgtaacatggttcaacagttttgcgttcaataattgacaatttttatagaattttcatggcaattacaattaaagtcaattatctatattcaattacaatttaattacgacagcaacagattttttaaattacaattattattacgctataattgtgtttaattatcaatcatgcaattacaattataattgacccacaCTTATCCTAGTTGCTAATcttttttttagggttttttcttttttttcccaccaataCTCACCCAACATGTTGGTTTTTCTGTGTCGTTGTCTGAGCAGAGCTGTATGAGTACTGTATAAAGGAAGGCTACGCAGACAAGAACCTGATTGCCAAGTGGAAAAAACAGGGCTATGAGAATCTGTGCTGTCTCCGCTGCATCCAAACACGAGACACCAACTTTGGCACCAACTGCATCTGCAGAGTTCCAAAGACCAAACTCGAAGTGGTAAGTCACACCTGATATTAACCACCTCTTCAACCCCAACGGACCCGCCGGCGGGGGCAGCTCCAGTTTCCGTGACTCTCACGgctctaaatgttgtaaagaatgaatgactCAGCTACAACTGTAAATAACCCCcattcagaacaaaagaccacagcacCACACCTGGTCATTATGTTCAAAGAGAGAAAAGTCGACAACTCTGCAAAtttttccactgctgtgagtcacaaaataaacacagatctcTATAAGAAGAGCCTACGTGAAACTACAGGctgagctgaatccactgatatacatGTTGagtatgttacgtaccaaaacaacgccataaaatcagaaaatacacagcgaAAAAGTCCgcaatgatgacaaattgtcttacctttgttgtttcttatcaaaagttgctctAATGTGCATAAAAttccatattttgataaatccaaaACATGTGGTGAGACTGATACCACCATTATACACATCTGAGCGCTTCTCAGTTGATAAATTCGTCTAATGAATGCTTAGTTCTTGTGTGTTAAATGGCCGGTCCCTCTtttacccagctctgattggccagggctaaagccccTCCCCCATAGTGTTTaatatcaccaatttctacaggctctcAGCTTTACAACACTGTGTCATTCATACCTATGCGTAGTGGCACCAAAAATACATTACGCATGGCACCACTGAAACCTGAATAAAGGATATGTGCTTATTTAAAGCCAAAATGCAAcatctagtggtcaaacataagactaacaatgattggaatcaatttgactgtcATATTACAGTTATACACTTGTTTACAAACatgtggaaaactttggcacagttgtggtaAAGTGGGCTTCagcctgaacttttttgtacaaaacttgtatctttggcctaatgtttattacTATTACCAAATATGCTGCAGTTGATgcccatacattagttcaattattcctgcttttatagccttcgtTAATGAGAATTggttttatatttgatgtaaatcttttggggtttttttgggcAAACTAAAGATTTctatatttaaaacatgatttattgtcactctgTCACtatttccaaaatgtcacatcatctgtaacctcTAAGgttcctacttcaatctgaaaaataaattgCCATGTAGGTCACGTAGAAACTTAGAAAAAGGTTATTTGtgattttcagagaaaagtggctGGGGCTAAAGAGGTTAAATGCATTTCTTAGACTAGTCTGAAAACTAGGATAATACGTATAACCATTGTTATATTAAAGAACATGGAACACCTGGATATACTTTTTGCCACATACATCCGATATAACATCAATGctttaatgtattaatatgCAAAGCTAGAATGTGACACTAACCAGGCCTTGTCCACTGTCTCCTCTGCAGGGAAGGATCATTGAGTGCACTCACTGTGGATGCAGAGGATGTTCAGGCTAACGTGTGCGTTGGACTGCTGTTGTCTTTTTACTTCCTTGCTGGACATCAGGGCTCACTGAGCCTCACACAGCTCCAAACATCACAAGTAGTGTGCTGATATCTTCACTTTTCATCTAGGGAGTCAGTTATTCTACTCATTATGTTTAAACAGTGAATCATTAAATGTCGGggcattttgttttgttcttttaaccacaataaaaaccattaatttTCATGTATATGAAGTTGTACTCGGTTTAGTGTTCCAGACAGTCACACTCATTGTGACACATCCTGTGTTTTATTTGACTTGAAGAGGGCTGCAAAGaaaactgtcatttttcctcatcCTTTCTTAAAtgtatcacattttttttgaataaattcaGATTCCTTCAAGCTTGTTTTTTGGGATTATTTTGCCAGTAttgttaattttaaaacaatgaagaaacACATGAAATTCATGTTTTATCAATTGAAATAAAGTCTTCACATACCTTGAATATTGATAGCAGAAATTAGTTTAGCTGAACGATTACAACCACAACATCTGGTCACATGTGGAGGAGTGCTGTTGACAAcatctagtggtcaaacatGTTTCATGGGGAGCACATGTTGGTATTCGGTCGTAGATGATCACACCATGGCTGAGATTTCAGCACTACAGCATTCCCtcgagtgtgatattgcttttatacaacagttctacacGTGCATTATTTTAGTTAACATTAATAAATGACGAGAtcatgatttgtttgtttatttaatggctattgatacgtttccgtatcaatagcttGCCGTTCtattcatacgcagcgccccccATTGGCCAGTTTATGTGACATGATAGGTGTACCACGTGACTTaaaagttctgtcagttttattttagctcatttattttGATGCAAACAAAAAGTCACCTTTTCACATTAATACAGATTATAGACAGAAGCTAAACAATGTACTTACAATAAAAATTGGGCTATTAAAAGAAATCAAGTTTTTTATAAAAGAAAAGACTACAAGCATTTCTGCCATGAAGAAGAGATAAAGAACTGGCAAAAAGTTAAAGCTCGTTCTTCCAGTGGGTAAAAGTAGGCTTAGATTTAAAGAAATGACAtttatgaatattatttttacctaacaaaacaatattattcaCACCGCAATCAATCATCTTATCCAGAAACCAATTCTGAACATCACACAAAAAACTGCAagtcacacaaaaagaaaagatgatCCAAATAGTTTTTTAGTAATTGTTATGGTGATAAAAATGATGAATGAGGGACTCAGAAAACTGGATAAATTACAGATAGAAGCAATGTTCCTACAATAATCTGAAGTAGGATACTCCGAATTAGAATAATCCATGAACATTAATCAGTTTCTATTCTCATGTGAACGAACAGGAACACTTAAAAATATTCTTGACCCAAACTTAGACGTTTTCAACTCGTGTCTTGGGAcccaaacaaaataacacatctTCTGTgtctctgatttttttaatttgaaaagtggtgtattatatttttatttttgaagtaaagaaatgaatatttttcagtcatcatttgtctacattctcattttgtaaaataaatggtgagagaatcgtatcgtgaatcgtatctggagttgagtgaatcgttacatccctactatgtatctattttttctctcatctgAAACTGAACCTCATGAGGGGAAACGAATGGTGGAGGCTCTCTGGCCCATTTTCAGGCTGCACCACCAGCGCAGTCGATACATCTTTGACCTGTTTTATAAAAGGAAAGCCATAAGCAGAGGTGAGGGAAATCTATACTTACTGTCTGTTataaaggtagatatgttgcaaaatgtgatgtgaacttgtgtataaaaaatccacacactaaattaatttcatgtcacaaatgatggaaaaaaatgtgaaccTGTAGAGTTAAAATTGAAACCCAAAGAAAAGATTCATACATGTGCCTGATCTGAATGTGAAGTCgcagaaaaaatattcacaaatgtgtaGATTGGTATTTTAGGGGCCTTTACaatcgttttatttttttccaaattccattttttaaattctgttttttagaattattcatcatttttcaagaaaatattagtttttaacacctgtgaggaaacaaaattaatactaataattaaaaaaactcataaataaacaaaaatgtatgtcaaaaataatgtacacacaattaaaaggtagatataagttgtagtgtgATGTATTATTCTGACTtcacctttttaattatttatatgtcatataaagatgtatgagaacagcattaatgtcacctggtttcctctcagggatcaatggtttattgaatctgatcaggtttaataATGAAGttctgatcaacttagtttaaattaacctaatttaaatgatcctatcttctgtgtaAAGTGGAATTTGACGTTGACTAGATGttgtttgttacttttgtcTCCCATAGTCAGGACAAAAGTAACAccatgtaatttaaaaaactaaagaaaacacaacatcttttttaggaaaacaacaaaacaaaactatgtTCTGGCTAATTATCCATGCACTCactaattagaaaaaaatattacatttttcattgcttaaataaaaaaaagaataaaaaaattaagtataaactttgattgttttcattattgtgtttcattagttattttttattatttcattattttcacaTGAATTTTACTGTAGCTTGGATGAGATTTCTAATAACGCTGCTCCAACAGACTTTTAtattgtaaaccggaagtttcCACTGAaatggttgtacttgaggtagctagctgactgtgaatgtgtagctaTAGACAGACTAAAGGctgaaataaaaagaactaaaggacaacacggactgagttattcttagttaaccagacataacagttcgaacactgagcaggtgaagatgattaaagctgatcacgttttccTGGGAggagcttcacaggcacagcaaagttaacgAGCACGAGATGTTCTGTAGTGGTGCGCCAAAGCTTTTTCTCTCCAATTCCTcctttctgattggtcaatctgccctccacacacacatgagtaaagtagtttgtgcatctgtagcaGCAGATTGGAGAAGTTGAAACCATAGAGTTGTGGCTGTAACTGATATTTGATCAATCgatcaataaattaatcaaatactcgattaatcagatttttttcttaagacagtttatctataaagcacatttaaactgaaataagtgtgtttttcacacagaaacagaagaagaaaaactcctgcacacacacacacacaattgtgcgcgcaaacacacacacacactcctccacacacacacaaacactcgtggtgcgcacacacaaagctctgcaggtgaaTCAAATGGCTCTGCGTCACAGCCAGTGTCGCACGAAGCAACAAATCAATGCTGACATTTGTTGCCAATGCTTTTAATAGTTGATTTTTATCAATTTGTTGTTGcagcaataataaaaaacatatgCGAGTAAATGTTGGAATACAAGTTTGCAGCCGTCATTTTATcagtgtaaatatcagtctacaCTGTTGTGAATATTGTATCTGTGACTTCACATTCAGATCACACGTGTGAACattttctttgggtttaaatTTTAACTCTACAGGTTCACATTTATCCCATCATGTGTGACATGAAATTaatttcacgtgtgtggattattgatacacaagctcacatcgcAAGTTctcccattttgcaacatatctaccttcatatcTGTACGTCAAACCTGTAATTTTGCACACTAACTCCATCATTTGGGTTATGATATTCATTGTCTGAAATAATGTTGCtaatctttcttttgtctttttttcccaccaaTACTCACCCAACATGTTGGTTTTTCTGTGTCGTTGTCTGAGCAGAGCTGTATGAGTACTGTATAAAGGAAGGCTACGCAGACAAGAACCTGATTGCTGAGTGGAAAAAGCAGGGCTATGAGAATCTGTGCTGTCTCCGCTGCATCCAAACACGAGACACCAACTTTGGCACCAACTGCATCTGCAGAGTTCCAAAGACCAAACTAGAAGTGGTAAGTCACACCTGATGTTAACCACCTGAATTAAAGGCATTTATTAGACTAGGATGAAAACTAAGATCATATGCTCAGCCATTGTTATATTAAAGAACAAGGAACGCCTGGATATACTTTTTACCACATACCGTATTTTGCGGCGTATGGGACGCTATTTCCTTCCTTTAAAGTTAAGGGTGCGGCCAATGTGGCAGTGCgctctgtgtatttttcagtcagtcaCGTGTGTCCAGTGAAAGCAGGTGTCAGGATGCAGAATATTACTGACAGTCACCCCTACAGCAGAATGAATGAactgtaacagccactgaacGTTCAGAAACCAGCTTCACATAATGTAGGAAAATGATGCTCTGACAGCTTTAATAACTCACGTGGGAATGAGTGAAAGCAGAAGTCATACATCTGCtgaatattagtttttatttacatataaAAGAAGATTTCTGATTgtttaaatgaaaatcaaatgcGGATAATAAATTGAAGTTTGTGGAGCAGTGCTGGCACGTATGCATTCACTGTGGGAATAAACAGTACagtaaggtttaaaatgtaaaatatctcAGTTTTTAATAGTAGTTAATAATAAACGGTATGAAGTTGTCAAATGGCGTTACGTTTAACAGCAGCGGACAcacaggtcacacacacacacacagtagtaaaagtaaaaatcagcctGATTATGATAAAAAGCAACAATTAACAACATGAAGTTGTCAAATCACCACAATGGATTTCTTCAGAAGCGATTGCGTccatattctgactcagagtccgactcACTGTGATCGCTCcgttcacggtaagaagagcagatgaagcggtgtatcagtctgttccagtaaaaagtgaccataaaaagctgtaaatgtactgatatgtagacgtggagcAGTTAGGATGTGATTTTGTGTGGAGAAACCTCCGTTAACAGTAGTACAGCAGCCCTCCTACCTGTCCTTTCTGatttatggagtcatttaaagggcaccctcatcagccaatagggtgcagCCTACTGTATGTCATGGAATGGAATTTCCTTGgattttcttggaaaattgctaaattattggaatgcggccaatacagCGGTGCATTCAATAGCCcggaaaatacagtatatcagaCATAACATCAATGCTTTAATGTATTATTAGCTAGAATGTGACACTAACCAGGCCGTGTCCACTGTCTCCTCTGCAGGGAAGGATCACTGACTCACTGTGGATGCAGAGGATGTTCAGGCTAACGTGTGCGTTGGACTgctgttgtctttttatttatttattttcacttgtctgcacatgctgtcaaaggtcaacactacaagaagtgcaatcattatgagacagtaatgcatgttttgttattgcaatgaaataaattaggcCCCATAGCTCACCCTTCCCTCTCCCTGAAGCGACACACGCCGACCCGGCCCACCTTGCCAGCGACATCTTGAGtgaaggcgcgccccagggaaccaggccaaagcgcccagaccggccggcggagcaacccacagcaacaccccgccacccaacaaCACAGGACGCAAGCCCCgagcagcagccacccccatcCCAGACCCCCTGTCCCGGAGCCatgaaccccaccaccccaggccttGCTGTTGCCTTTTTACTTCCTTGCTGGACATCAGGGCTCACTGAGCCTCACACAGCTCCAAACATCACAAGTAGTGTGCTGATATCTTCACTTTTCATCTAGGGAGTCAGTTATTCTACTCATTATGTTTTAATAGTGGATTATTAGATGATAAGgggccattttgttttttttaaccataataaaaatcataattttccTGTATGTGAAGTTATACTTAGTTTCCTTTTCCAGTCAGTCATACTCATTGTGACACACcctgtgttttatttaaaatgaagatgGCTGCAAAGAAAACTGGTCATTTTTCTTCATCCTTTGCTAAAGGAGCttagggcaggatctagaaatcagactctaTAGTTACACGATGGTCGCAAGGGTAACTGCAGTCATTAGCCAAGCTGGCACGAGGGAACACATCAATTCCATAGCACCACAGCTGATACTGTGATTAGAGGATTGATACCCGACCAAAGCCGTCCATCCCAACCTGACCcaacagatatttagaaatGGTGATCGTGTTTGGACACATGGTGTCCTGCACGCAGCGTTCTAGcattcctgctgcagcagctgtagCAGTGAGAGCAGTAACAGCGCTGAGGGTAGGACCATGGAGCTGAGGAGGACAACtatgaaacattcctttttctgcacaagaacatggattatccttatctttgatacttaGATTGTGTAAATAGATctgatgggtctcttgcgtgcactgcgcccctgtttgtgtttgaccTTCTcctgcgctgatctgatgttgacatcgAAAGCGagtttaccactaaaacaaacgttttCTTGTCGGACTGGGACAAGAAAATGTGGCCCGGtctccaactgtgacacggttttTTATTTACTCGTCTTTCGTGTGACTGTTTACTGACCTCTGCGCATTATAGCTGCaactaacaattattttcataGTCGATTAGTCGGTCAATAAATTAATTGAtgaatcagttttttttctgattttttttttaaatctaaaaagcaTTTATACCCTGCttatttaaactgaaataaaagtgtttttcacACACAAACGCAAGCGTGCACAACCACTCATGtgagcacacacaaacacttgtgcttGTGCACACAAACATCCATGGTGTGCGCACACAGAAACACTTGTGGTGTGCGCACTGCGCGCACACTCATGCATACAGACAAACTCTTGtggtgtgcacacacaaacactcgtgcgcacacacaaacatacttgTGCACACAATCACTTGTGCGCCCGCACACTGGTGTacgcacacaaaaatactcATACACGCACACAATAACACTCGTGCGCACAAACATTCACTTGTGCGCCTGCACACAAtcactcatgcacacacacacgtggtgcgcacacacaaagctctgcaggtgaaGCGGCTCTGTGTCACGGTCATTGACATAAATCCCACGACGCAACGAATCAATAATAAATATCATTGCCAACGCTTTTAACAGTCGGTTTTTATCGATTAGTTGTCGCAGCCTTACAACACATGCCTCTGCGGTACCAAACAGTAGTCTCTTCTGTAAAGTtaaagatattcacagattcagcaTTTCTGGACCAATAACTCATCAACGGAACATCGCTTTTACAAAACCGATGCCTCGTTGCAATCACAGCAAGGTGGACCGTAAACTACAACCGGATTTTCCTCAAAACGagcttttctccacattttggAACTTGTATTAAAGCCTCTACGCTCAGGGAATGCTCAGGGACCGTCTGCAAATTGCAACACcggaaaaacatttaaaaaaaaaaacaacaaaaaaaccaataACTTCACACAGGAAAGTGGTATTGTCATCAAACTCAGCACACACAGATTAACTCTTCATAATTATACTACAACacttagttttaataaatatGCGTTCATGTAATTTTAGTGATTTATTTTCAATAGATGCATGCAGAAATCCTGTGACCTGAACCATGTCCTTCACCAACTGTCTCATCCTTAaatctatctatcctttatttatccctcatcctttatatttatcattattgttattattattattattattgctgggttgttctttgttctttgtttttttgttttgtgcaccaactaccaagacaaattccttgtactgtccttaaaactgtacttggccattaaaacatttctaattctgattctgattctaaatcacaataataataaaaactcattAAACCAATATAACAAAATGTGTGTAAttaatttcattaagcactGCAAGTCTGTTATCATAATTTaacctttttaaatcataacagTCCATAAGTAACGTCACCTCGTCGTTACAGTATTACAACTTGCTTTCATATCATTTCAGGGTTTTCTTTATAAGTATCAATAAAGTCACTATTAATGGCTGCAGGGTCACAAAAATATCATCACATCTACTCCACATTATGTTGTTAATACTACAGCACTAGATTTGGGAATTTTTGCTCATGGATTTCTTTTATCTATACCAAAAACATAATTTCTCTCTTATACATAGTTTATTAGCAGGACTTAATTTGTACAGTAGGGGTGTCTTTTAAGCCATACTAATATGAGCCTCATGGCCAGTGCCTTCTAACCAATCGGATAAAGGATGCAAAGTGCATGTGATTAAGCACTAGCCAATCATGAGTATCCACTAATTAAGGTCAGTGTAGCAATAATTTTTTAGAGATCAGTGTGAAGAAAGACTTTTTTGATGAGAAAAGAAGTTCAGCTTACTTTCCCCTTGGATTCTTTTGGAATAATGTACAGGATTTTACTTGTAAGAACAATTATTTTCTTTGTCCTTGTCATTTGAATATTTGTTATCAATATGCTATGCTTGAATGCTTGTATTCAATTTGTGTTGTGAGTTTGTGCCCAATTGATTTTCTGACATAATCTTCTTCTTAAGCTGTCTACAGCCAtattttgaattgtttttcacaagaaattctttttatttacttgAAACAAAAATGCTGTTTCTTATTATATTTTCATTAGGTTATATTTCAATATAtctaataattttgttttgttaattttttgtatCCTTTTTAATCCCTGTCTtaatctttaaaacaaaaattatacaaTGTCCATGAAGGGTTTCAGCTTTGCATTTTCCTTTCCCTAGGTTACAGGCCTTTAATTGGAGACaatggagaaagtaaaaaaagaaaaaggaaagattTATGGGCAAATGCTGGTGGAATAGCAGCCCTGGTCAAATTAATGAAGAGCAAAAACATTTCAAGCCAAAAAACTGATTATTCTTCAGAAATCTGGTCAGAAATTGCTTTATCACTCTTTGGTAAAGATGATCCAAAGAAACGTCATTGGCTCTGGGTAGTATGGACCAAAAATCAGAGAGGAGTCAGGGATTTAATAAGCCCACAACAGGAAAAGTCAAAAGGAAAGGAAGACATAGACAAAATAGAAGAAGAAATCATAAAAGGAGACAGAAAACACAATAGAAAATGAACAAGAGAAGTCAGATCAGGGAAATAATCAAGCAAAAGACAATGTCACAGatgaagacagaaaaaacactgaagaaggcgacaaacaaaagaaaatgtctGTAAAAACTGAagcccaattaaaaaaaaaacatagaccAATTGAGAAAGcaagggaggtgtgtgtgtgtgtgtgtgtgtgtgtgtgtgtgtgtgtgtgtgtgtgtgtgtgtgtgtgtgtgtgtgtgtgtgtgtgtgtgtgtgtgtgtgtgtgtgtgtgtgtgtgtgtgtgtgtgtgtgtgggagtgtgtgtgtggagcaaatatctccccgacgccgTGCGAGTTCGACTTGAAACTTGGTcaatgggttccaaataccccaagtgtgtgtatctgttattttggagaaagttggtcatttcaaaatgtttattttaattttatttcacttctggacggccccgaaatgaaacctattcaacttttgacttCATCCACATTCCTAATACTGCTCCCTCGGTAACAACGCGCTacttccgggttcatgacgtcaccatGTCGCaggttgtttgggttaaaaaaaaaaaaaaggtcaatattaaaaacgtttttgtaccgctaaaagtcattaaagttaatatttcatggttatttaatattattcatgtgattccaaacttcctttaaatctccggtcacggacttcacttcctccttcgtctccatgactgtgagcagtggctgtgctgacggtcattagtcgaccttatcacaaactatctggttattcagacagaggaatgtaacgtttttgtggaTCCACAACACAGATCTactttgattattgtttgttctgcacaAGGGTAAgtgttcttatattattctatgtgctaagaaaggatgctagcagctacaatgtaaacacacacaagcacacacggctgatgcggaGCACGCAGAGCCatttagagagagttgcgactttgctgttgcaaaacatttattttttgctgtacTTCCATGTCTCTCTTAGCAAGACTCGCGCGTGTGTGTgaagataacgcacggaggagatggatgtagacagacacacacacacacacacacacacacacacacacacacacagtatttataatgaaaatatactaaatgagtaaaataaaacaaaaaactaaacaatattaatacaaaaatgactctagaataacactacaatggcaacacaaaacaataattatacaaaaaatgcacaaaaagacaactgaaagatacaaaactgaaaaatacaacaaaaatatgaaaatggctcaaaatacacaaaacaaaatatttatacaaaaaatacacaaaaacacaacagatagatacaaaaatacacatgactccaaaaaacatacattacagaaaaatacaaaaatatataaatataaaagtgagtaaaaaaacaaacaacaaacacatttat
The Gouania willdenowi chromosome 8, fGouWil2.1, whole genome shotgun sequence genome window above contains:
- the bud31 gene encoding protein BUD31 homolog, with the protein product MPKVKRSRKPPPDGWELIEPTLDELDQKMREAETEPHEGKRMVEALWPIFRLHHQRSRYIFDLFYKRKAISRELYEYCIKEGYADKNLIAKWKKQGYENLCCLRCIQTRDTNFGTNCICRVPKTKLEVGRIIECTHCGCRGCSG
- the LOC114468129 gene encoding protein BUD31 homolog translates to MYLFFLSSETEPHEGKRMVEALWPIFRLHHQRSRYIFDLFYKRKAISRELYEYCIKEGYADKNLIAEWKKQGYENLCCLRCIQTRDTNFGTNCICRVPKTKLEVSPTHCDRSVHGKKSR